A window of the Desulforapulum autotrophicum HRM2 genome harbors these coding sequences:
- the tuf gene encoding elongation factor Tu, whose product MAKEKFERNKPHVNIGTIGHIDHGKTTLTAAITKHAALLGHGKYIAFDEIDKAPEERERGITISTAHVEYETANRHYAHVDCPGHADYIKNMITGAAQMDGAILVVSADDGPMPQTREHILLARQVGVPSIVVFLNKCDMVDDEELLELVEMELQELLTKYEFPGDDTPIIRGSALKALEADTSDDPAAACIHELLKVLDEYVPEPVRDTDKDFLMPIEDVFSISGRGTVVTGRIDRGVIKTGEEVELVGIRETTKTICTGVEMFRKLLDEGRAGDNVGLLLRGTKRDAVERGQVVAKPGTITPHTKFKAEIYCLSKEEGGRHTPFFSGYRPQFFFRTTDVTGILTLPEGVEMIMPGDNATIEAELIAPIAMEKELRFAIREGGRTVGAGVVGEIIQ is encoded by the coding sequence ATGGCTAAAGAAAAATTTGAGCGGAATAAGCCCCACGTTAACATTGGAACCATTGGTCACATTGATCATGGTAAAACCACACTTACTGCTGCAATCACAAAGCATGCAGCCCTTCTCGGTCATGGCAAGTATATCGCCTTTGACGAGATTGACAAGGCCCCTGAAGAAAGAGAAAGGGGTATCACCATTTCCACAGCCCATGTTGAGTATGAGACAGCCAATCGTCACTACGCCCATGTGGACTGCCCTGGCCATGCCGATTATATCAAAAATATGATCACTGGTGCGGCTCAGATGGACGGCGCTATCCTCGTTGTTTCAGCCGATGATGGTCCCATGCCCCAGACCCGTGAGCACATCCTGCTTGCCCGTCAGGTTGGTGTGCCAAGCATCGTCGTGTTCTTGAACAAATGTGATATGGTTGACGATGAGGAACTCCTTGAGCTTGTAGAGATGGAGCTCCAGGAACTTTTGACTAAATATGAGTTCCCCGGAGATGACACACCGATTATACGTGGTTCCGCCCTCAAGGCACTTGAGGCAGATACTTCGGATGACCCTGCAGCAGCTTGTATTCATGAGCTTTTGAAGGTTCTTGATGAGTATGTCCCAGAGCCTGTACGTGACACGGACAAGGATTTCCTCATGCCCATCGAGGATGTTTTCTCGATCTCAGGACGTGGAACCGTTGTTACCGGCAGAATCGACCGTGGTGTCATCAAAACAGGTGAAGAGGTTGAACTTGTGGGTATCCGTGAGACCACCAAAACCATCTGCACCGGTGTTGAGATGTTCAGGAAACTTCTGGACGAGGGAAGGGCAGGCGACAATGTAGGTCTGTTGCTTCGTGGTACTAAACGTGATGCCGTTGAAAGGGGCCAGGTTGTTGCAAAGCCCGGAACCATCACCCCCCATACCAAGTTTAAGGCTGAGATTTACTGCCTGAGCAAGGAAGAAGGCGGGCGCCACACTCCTTTCTTCAGCGGATACAGACCCCAGTTCTTTTTCAGGACAACAGACGTTACAGGTATCCTTACGTTGCCTGAAGGTGTCGAAATGATTATGCCTGGTGATAATGCGACCATCGAAGCAGAATTGATTGCTCCCATTGCAATGGAAAAAGAGCTCAGGTTTGCAATCAGAGAAGGCGGACGTACCGTCGGTGCCGGTGTTGTCGGTGAAATAATCCAATAG
- the rpoC gene encoding DNA-directed RNA polymerase subunit beta' has product METIYDFFAKPKDPKIYTGVQIALASSDQIREWSHGEIKKPETINYRTFKPERDGLFCAKVFGPTKDYECNCGKYKRMKHRGVICEKCGVEVIQSKVRRERMAHIELACPVSHIWFLKSLPSKIGNMLDLTLKNLEKVLYFDSYVVIDPKETGLAKLQLLSDEKYHEAIELYGFGSFEAGMGAEAVLQLLEQVDLEAVYQELREEIGTTKSVAKRQKMAKRLKVVDAFRTSGQSPTKMIMTALPVLPPDLRPLVPLEGGRFATSDLNDLYRRVINRNNRLKRLVDLNAPDIIVRNEKRMLQEAVDVLFDNGRHGRVVTGTNKRPLKSLSDTLKGKQGRFRQNLLGKRVDYSGRTVITVGPDLRLHQCGLPKKMALELFKPFIYNYLEQKGLVSTVKSAKKMVEREEVEVWDALDHVVREYPIMLNRAPTLHRLGIQAFEPILIEGKAIQLHPLVCPAFNADFDGDQMAVHLPLSLESQLEARILMLASNNILSPANGQPVIVPTQDIVLGIYYMTREVPGLPGEGSRFSGIEEVRCAFDANELHLNTKINVRIDGKVYKTTCGRILLWEIIPGDTLLSMSRIRVADKETALEALQMLKSARTFDEVSELFSDEETKATQGATGVLTRKEFKNVFQVSEIKAEQLFGLRKGQFSDVIESGGFYNIFRVDLRETTIPFHLVNRLMTKSAVRELVDYAYRNIGIKETVVLADRLKDIGYKHSTLGGLSICIDDMIIPDNKWDIIHDAEKSVIDIKEQYSEGLITQGEKYNKVVDIWAKSTDDIADAMMEVMKNPASAKSYQGPKGDILNAVYMMADSGARGSKDQMRQLAGMRGLMAKPSGEIIENPITACFREGLTVLQYFISTHGARKGLADTALKTANSGYLTRRLADVAQDCTVSEDDCGTLMGVEVESLLEGGEVIQSLGERILGRVTQEDVRDLYKDEIIVERNVELDEAMVEKIEAAGVTSVKIRSVLTCKAKTGVCARCYGRDLAYGKTVDIGQAVGIMAAQSIGEPGTQLTMRTFHIGGTASRKVEVAEIKARVAGTINLNENIQIVTTAEDKQIVMNRKGGGFSIVGPEGRERAHDDIIYGATLLVREGQEVEVGDRIAEWDPFTTPIITEVSGRVRYADIEAGATVQEKIDQVTGKVSRTIIESKVADVRPRITFRDQEGKGVKSPGSGAVARYFLPVNAILMVDEDDQVMAGDIIAKLPRATSKTKDITGGLPRVAELFEVRKPKEPTVLTEIDGYVTVSKGTKGKQKVTVMPTDVGEKREYLIPKGRHVTVYDGDYVKAGEPLIGGSANPQDILNIKGEVALARYLVDEVQEVYRLQGVRINDKHIEVVIGQMMRRVKVIDVGDTDFIPDEQVDRARFAAANRAVVQKGGEPARGEPLILGITKASLATDSFISAASFQETTKVLTEASMQGRLDDLKGLKENVVMGRLVPAGTGYVAYKDLAIETASPAAV; this is encoded by the coding sequence TTGGAAACCATATACGACTTCTTTGCCAAGCCCAAAGATCCCAAAATTTATACGGGTGTTCAGATAGCGCTTGCCTCTTCAGATCAGATAAGAGAGTGGTCCCACGGTGAAATAAAAAAACCTGAAACCATCAATTACCGGACATTCAAGCCTGAACGTGATGGGCTTTTCTGTGCAAAGGTATTTGGCCCCACAAAGGATTATGAGTGCAACTGCGGCAAGTATAAACGCATGAAGCACCGGGGGGTTATTTGTGAAAAATGCGGTGTTGAGGTTATTCAGTCCAAGGTACGGCGGGAACGCATGGCCCATATTGAGCTTGCCTGTCCTGTTTCCCACATCTGGTTCTTAAAAAGCCTGCCGAGTAAGATCGGAAACATGCTGGACCTTACCCTGAAGAATCTTGAAAAGGTTCTTTACTTTGACTCCTACGTGGTCATTGACCCAAAGGAGACAGGACTGGCCAAGCTTCAGCTTTTGTCCGATGAAAAATACCACGAGGCCATTGAGCTGTATGGTTTTGGCTCCTTTGAGGCTGGTATGGGTGCTGAAGCAGTTTTACAGCTTCTGGAACAGGTTGATCTGGAGGCCGTGTACCAGGAGCTCAGGGAAGAGATCGGGACAACCAAATCCGTTGCCAAACGTCAGAAAATGGCAAAACGGCTTAAGGTGGTTGATGCTTTCCGGACTTCGGGCCAGAGTCCCACCAAGATGATCATGACGGCTCTGCCTGTTTTGCCGCCGGATCTTCGGCCCCTGGTTCCCCTTGAGGGCGGTCGTTTTGCCACAAGTGATCTCAACGATCTTTATAGACGAGTGATCAACCGGAACAATCGGCTCAAACGACTCGTTGACCTCAACGCCCCTGACATCATTGTCAGGAACGAAAAACGTATGCTCCAGGAGGCTGTTGATGTTCTGTTTGACAATGGCCGGCACGGCAGGGTGGTCACCGGAACCAACAAGCGCCCCTTAAAATCCCTGAGTGATACCCTCAAGGGTAAACAGGGGCGTTTTCGACAGAACCTTCTTGGAAAGCGGGTTGATTATTCAGGCCGTACGGTTATTACGGTGGGGCCTGATTTGCGGCTTCACCAGTGTGGACTGCCCAAAAAGATGGCCCTGGAACTGTTTAAACCGTTCATCTACAACTACCTTGAGCAGAAGGGGCTTGTTTCCACAGTCAAGAGCGCCAAAAAAATGGTTGAAAGGGAGGAGGTCGAGGTGTGGGATGCCCTGGATCATGTGGTCAGGGAATACCCCATCATGCTCAACCGTGCCCCCACCCTCCATCGCCTCGGTATTCAGGCCTTTGAGCCGATCCTAATCGAAGGAAAGGCTATCCAGCTTCATCCATTGGTTTGTCCCGCGTTCAATGCCGATTTTGACGGTGACCAGATGGCTGTTCATCTGCCCCTTTCCCTTGAGTCTCAACTTGAGGCAAGGATACTTATGCTGGCCAGCAACAATATTTTGTCACCTGCCAATGGTCAGCCGGTGATTGTTCCCACCCAGGATATTGTTCTGGGTATTTACTACATGACCCGGGAGGTTCCAGGACTTCCCGGTGAGGGTAGCCGTTTTTCAGGTATTGAAGAGGTTCGGTGTGCCTTTGACGCAAACGAACTCCATTTGAACACGAAAATTAATGTCCGCATTGACGGCAAGGTCTACAAGACCACCTGCGGCAGGATTTTGCTTTGGGAGATCATCCCTGGTGATACACTGCTTTCCATGAGCCGTATCCGGGTGGCTGATAAAGAAACGGCCCTTGAGGCCCTGCAGATGCTCAAGAGCGCAAGGACCTTTGACGAGGTGTCTGAGCTTTTTTCCGATGAAGAGACCAAGGCCACCCAGGGAGCTACTGGTGTTCTTACCCGCAAGGAGTTTAAGAACGTATTCCAGGTTTCCGAGATAAAGGCCGAGCAGCTCTTTGGTTTGAGAAAGGGCCAGTTTTCCGATGTGATCGAATCTGGTGGATTTTATAATATTTTTCGGGTGGATCTGAGAGAGACCACGATTCCATTCCACCTGGTGAACCGGCTCATGACAAAATCAGCGGTCAGGGAGCTTGTGGATTATGCCTATCGGAATATCGGCATCAAAGAGACCGTGGTTCTGGCTGACAGGCTCAAGGACATCGGATACAAACACTCGACCCTTGGCGGGCTTTCCATCTGCATCGATGACATGATCATTCCTGACAATAAATGGGATATCATCCATGATGCTGAAAAGAGTGTGATCGACATCAAGGAGCAGTATTCCGAGGGTCTCATTACCCAGGGGGAAAAGTACAACAAGGTGGTTGATATCTGGGCAAAGAGCACTGATGACATTGCCGATGCCATGATGGAAGTGATGAAAAACCCGGCAAGTGCCAAGAGCTATCAGGGGCCTAAGGGGGATATCCTCAACGCCGTTTATATGATGGCCGATTCGGGTGCCAGGGGAAGTAAGGATCAGATGCGTCAGCTGGCCGGCATGAGGGGGCTTATGGCTAAACCCTCGGGTGAAATTATTGAGAACCCCATCACGGCCTGCTTCCGTGAAGGGCTTACTGTCCTTCAGTACTTCATTTCCACCCATGGTGCCAGAAAGGGTCTCGCAGATACGGCCCTTAAAACGGCGAACTCTGGGTATCTTACCCGAAGACTTGCCGATGTTGCACAAGATTGTACCGTGTCCGAAGACGACTGCGGTACCCTCATGGGTGTGGAGGTTGAATCCCTGCTTGAGGGGGGGGAAGTGATCCAGAGTCTTGGAGAACGTATCCTTGGCCGGGTCACCCAGGAGGATGTACGTGATCTTTACAAGGATGAGATCATTGTTGAGAGAAACGTTGAACTCGACGAGGCCATGGTTGAAAAGATTGAGGCTGCAGGTGTCACCAGCGTCAAGATCAGAAGCGTTCTAACCTGCAAGGCTAAAACCGGAGTGTGCGCCCGTTGCTACGGTCGGGATCTTGCCTATGGAAAGACCGTGGATATCGGCCAGGCTGTAGGTATCATGGCTGCTCAGTCCATTGGAGAGCCGGGTACCCAGCTCACCATGAGGACCTTTCATATCGGTGGTACGGCCAGCAGAAAGGTCGAGGTTGCTGAGATCAAGGCAAGGGTTGCGGGAACCATCAATCTGAACGAAAACATTCAGATTGTTACCACCGCAGAGGACAAGCAGATTGTCATGAACCGTAAGGGCGGCGGATTCTCCATTGTCGGCCCTGAGGGAAGGGAGCGGGCCCACGATGATATCATTTATGGTGCCACCCTGCTTGTACGAGAGGGCCAGGAGGTTGAAGTAGGAGACAGGATTGCTGAATGGGATCCCTTCACCACTCCCATCATCACCGAGGTGAGCGGCCGGGTCAGGTATGCCGACATCGAAGCCGGAGCAACGGTCCAGGAGAAGATCGACCAGGTAACGGGTAAGGTGAGCCGGACCATTATCGAAAGCAAGGTTGCAGATGTTCGACCCAGGATCACCTTCAGGGATCAGGAAGGTAAAGGTGTTAAATCGCCAGGTAGTGGTGCGGTTGCCCGTTATTTTCTACCGGTCAACGCCATTCTCATGGTGGACGAGGACGATCAGGTCATGGCTGGTGACATCATTGCAAAGCTTCCCAGGGCCACATCTAAGACCAAGGATATTACCGGTGGTCTGCCCAGGGTTGCAGAGCTTTTTGAGGTTCGAAAACCCAAGGAACCCACGGTTTTGACCGAGATTGACGGGTATGTGACCGTGTCCAAGGGTACCAAGGGAAAACAGAAGGTAACGGTTATGCCCACAGATGTGGGTGAAAAAAGGGAGTATCTCATCCCCAAGGGTCGCCATGTGACCGTCTATGACGGCGACTATGTCAAAGCGGGTGAGCCCCTGATCGGGGGCAGTGCAAATCCCCAGGACATCTTGAATATTAAGGGTGAGGTCGCCCTGGCCCGCTATCTTGTAGATGAGGTTCAGGAGGTTTACCGACTCCAGGGCGTAAGGATCAACGACAAGCACATCGAGGTGGTCATTGGCCAGATGATGCGCAGGGTAAAGGTGATCGATGTCGGGGATACTGATTTCATCCCGGACGAGCAGGTGGACCGGGCACGGTTTGCCGCAGCCAACAGAGCGGTTGTGCAAAAGGGTGGTGAACCAGCAAGGGGAGAGCCCCTCATCCTTGGAATCACCAAGGCATCCCTTGCAACGGACAGCTTTATCTCGGCCGCTTCATTCCAGGAGACGACAAAGGTCCTCACAGAAGCGAGCATGCAGGGTCGTCTGGATGATCTCAAGGGATTAAAGGAAAATGTGGTCATGGGGCGGTTGGTCCCAGCAGGAACGGGCTATGTGGCCTATAAGGACCTTGCAATTGAGACAGCTTCACCGGCTGCGGTCTAG
- the rplL gene encoding 50S ribosomal protein L7/L12: protein MADVTKDDVVEFIANMSVLELSELVKELEEKFGVSAAAPVAMMAAGGAADAGAAAEEQTEFDVILEAAGDKKIGVIKEVRAITGLGLKEAKALVDEAPKPVKEGIVKEEAEKIKAQLEAAGAQVSVK from the coding sequence ATGGCTGATGTCACAAAAGACGATGTAGTTGAATTTATTGCAAACATGAGTGTTCTTGAGCTGTCAGAGCTTGTGAAAGAGCTTGAGGAAAAATTTGGTGTCTCTGCAGCAGCTCCTGTTGCCATGATGGCCGCAGGCGGAGCCGCAGATGCAGGCGCAGCAGCCGAAGAGCAGACCGAGTTTGATGTTATCCTTGAGGCTGCCGGTGATAAAAAGATCGGCGTCATCAAAGAGGTTCGTGCAATTACAGGTCTTGGTCTTAAAGAGGCAAAAGCCCTTGTAGACGAGGCTCCCAAGCCAGTCAAGGAAGGGATTGTAAAGGAAGAAGCAGAAAAGATCAAGGCACAGCTCGAAGCAGCTGGTGCCCAGGTCTCTGTAAAATAG
- the rpsG gene encoding 30S ribosomal protein S7: protein MARKKIVSGHLKNAISKDEHISVKFVNCIMRDGKKSVAEKVFKDAMELVEEKLGESSLKVFEKAIGNIRPSVEVKSRRVGGSTYQVPTEIKSSRQTALAFRWLLRFSRSRSEKGLSNKLAAELLDAYNERGGAVKKKEDTHKMAEANKAFAHFRW from the coding sequence ATGGCAAGAAAAAAAATAGTATCAGGGCATTTGAAAAATGCCATAAGTAAGGATGAACACATCTCGGTGAAGTTCGTCAACTGCATCATGAGGGACGGCAAGAAAAGTGTTGCAGAAAAGGTGTTTAAAGATGCAATGGAGCTTGTCGAAGAAAAGCTCGGTGAGTCATCCCTTAAGGTCTTTGAAAAGGCCATCGGTAACATTCGGCCTTCGGTCGAGGTTAAATCCAGAAGAGTCGGTGGGTCAACTTACCAGGTGCCGACTGAAATAAAATCCTCAAGGCAGACTGCCCTTGCCTTCAGATGGCTGCTTCGTTTCAGTCGGAGTCGCTCTGAAAAAGGGCTGTCCAACAAACTCGCAGCCGAGCTCCTGGACGCCTACAATGAACGGGGCGGCGCGGTCAAGAAAAAAGAGGATACACACAAGATGGCAGAGGCGAACAAGGCTTTTGCCCACTTTCGTTGGTAA
- the rpsL gene encoding 30S ribosomal protein S12: MPTINQLVRKGRKKAEKKQSTPALKGGPQKRGVCTRVYTSTPKKPNSALRKVARVRLTTGMEVAAYIPGMGHNLQEHSVVLVRGGRVKDLPGVRYHIVRGTLDTLGVEDRKQGRSKYGAKRPK, translated from the coding sequence ATGCCGACCATTAATCAGCTGGTTAGAAAAGGTAGAAAAAAGGCCGAAAAGAAACAGAGTACGCCTGCTCTTAAGGGCGGCCCGCAGAAACGCGGCGTTTGTACAAGGGTCTATACATCCACACCCAAAAAGCCCAACTCGGCCCTTCGTAAGGTTGCAAGGGTAAGGTTGACAACGGGAATGGAAGTTGCAGCATATATCCCCGGAATGGGTCATAATCTTCAGGAGCATTCGGTCGTCCTTGTCAGGGGCGGTAGGGTAAAGGATCTTCCCGGTGTCCGGTATCACATTGTGAGGGGCACCCTGGATACCCTTGGCGTTGAAGATAGAAAACAGGGAAGGTCCAAGTATGGAGCTAAACGGCCCAAATAA
- the rpoB gene encoding DNA-directed RNA polymerase subunit beta: MTGSLLASKRIRKEFGSKSRVVDIPDLIGMQRTSFERFLQRNVPPEEREDIGIHLVFKSVLPIKDFTGTSSLEYVSYSFGETKHSMKECISRGMTYEIPVNITVRLVVYDVDKDAGVTSIRDIKEQEIYFGTIPLMTKRGTFIINGTERAVVSQLHRSSGVFFDHDKGKSHSSGKIIYTARIIPVRGSWIDMEIDPKDIVNIRIDRRRKFPVTILFKAFGYTNEDILSFFYKKEQIVKKDGILFKEFNPDNLKRNRASFDILDPETGEAVVKKGRLFTLRALKQLQVAGLKSIPISEEDIIGRGFATSVVHPETEEILAKAGSLIDPEVLEKIADAGITEFSILYVDTYSSDSMRKTLAVDKVTSRAEALIEIYRRLRPGNPATPEVAQDFIDHLFFKPAYYDLSNVGRLKMNHRLGMSTGIDVRTLRREDILLTAATLVELKDTQGAVDDIDHLGNRRVRAVGELLENQYRIGLVRMERAIKERMSMQEVDAMMPHDLVNPKPVSAVVREFFGTSQLSQFMDQTNPLSETTHKRRLSALGPGGLTRERAGFEVRDVHPSHYGRICPIETPEGPNIGLIVSLCTYARVNDFGFIETPYRIAKDGVVSKQITHLSAFEEKEHPIAQANAVLDDQGHLMNDLVTSRVGGEFEMVAKNDIEFMDVSPNQLVSVSASLIPFLENDDANRALMGSNMQRQAVPLIRSEAPLVGTGIEGVVARDSGVAIVAEHDGIVVDVDAKRIVVKNTENGKGSDDRTVTIYTASKFVRSNQNTCFNHRPIVKKGDAVRKGEVIADGPSTEMGELALGKNVTVAFMPWGGYNYEDSILVSERLVKEGVYTSVHVEEFEVVARDTKLGKEEITRDIPNAGEEALKDLDDSGIIRLGAEVKPGDILVGKITPKGETQLSPEEKLLRAIFGEKAGDVKDTSLRVPPGVEGVVTAAKVFSRRGLPKDDRTRLIEDLEIEKLEKDRDDEVRIITETIQERLEDILAGQALQAVVKKGKKVVVPAGTLVTRGLFEGISLTDLMGLTVEDSSLTEMAHVILEKAETQIKKARENFNNQASRYEKGDDLPPGVLKLIKINVAMKRVLSVGDKMAGRHGNKGVVSRILPVADLPYFEDGRTVDMVLNPLGVPSRMNVGQILEIHLGCAARGLGRQIDDLIYEKKTDELRARIKRIFTTPLIKTGERANKDKTHYDFSSHYTVEKSMAKRTNEEEIQFVDTIDHMDDTEFLEFASMYKNGVHMATPVFDGAAESEIKSLISYAGLDPSGQSTLYDGRTGEPFDKPITVGIMYMLKLHHLVDDKIHARSIGPYSLVTQQPLGGKAQFGGQRLGEMEVWAMEAYGAAHALQEFITVKSDDMTGRTRMYEKIVKGQNVLEPGMPESFRVLTKELQSLGLDINLLEGKK, translated from the coding sequence ATGACCGGGAGCCTTTTGGCAAGCAAGCGCATACGAAAAGAATTTGGCAGTAAGAGCAGGGTCGTCGACATTCCTGATCTCATAGGGATGCAACGCACCTCTTTTGAACGTTTCCTCCAGAGAAATGTACCGCCTGAAGAAAGGGAAGATATCGGAATTCATCTTGTATTCAAGTCCGTTCTTCCTATTAAAGACTTCACAGGTACCTCATCCCTTGAATATGTCTCGTATTCGTTTGGAGAGACAAAGCATTCCATGAAAGAGTGCATCAGTCGAGGGATGACCTATGAAATTCCCGTTAATATAACCGTAAGGCTCGTTGTTTATGATGTGGACAAGGATGCAGGGGTTACCTCCATTCGGGACATCAAAGAGCAGGAAATTTATTTCGGAACCATTCCTTTGATGACGAAACGTGGTACTTTTATAATTAACGGTACCGAACGCGCTGTTGTCAGCCAGCTTCACAGATCCTCAGGTGTGTTTTTCGACCATGACAAGGGAAAGAGTCATTCCAGCGGAAAGATTATCTATACCGCTCGAATCATCCCTGTCCGGGGATCCTGGATCGATATGGAGATCGACCCCAAGGATATTGTTAATATCCGCATCGACCGACGTCGGAAATTTCCTGTGACCATCCTTTTTAAGGCATTTGGTTACACCAATGAAGACATCTTAAGCTTCTTTTATAAAAAGGAGCAAATTGTAAAAAAAGACGGTATTCTGTTCAAGGAGTTCAACCCCGATAACCTCAAAAGGAACCGGGCAAGTTTTGATATCCTTGATCCTGAAACCGGTGAGGCAGTTGTTAAAAAGGGGCGGTTGTTTACCCTCCGGGCCCTGAAGCAACTCCAGGTTGCCGGTCTCAAGTCCATACCCATCAGTGAGGAGGACATCATCGGCAGGGGGTTTGCCACTTCCGTTGTCCATCCAGAAACAGAGGAGATCCTTGCAAAGGCGGGTTCACTGATTGACCCCGAGGTACTTGAGAAGATTGCTGATGCCGGGATCACTGAGTTCAGCATTCTTTACGTGGACACCTACAGTTCTGACTCCATGCGCAAGACCCTTGCCGTGGACAAGGTTACCAGCCGTGCAGAGGCCCTGATCGAGATTTACAGAAGGCTGAGGCCCGGAAATCCAGCCACCCCCGAGGTTGCCCAGGATTTTATCGATCATCTGTTTTTCAAGCCGGCTTATTACGACCTTTCCAATGTTGGCCGTCTCAAGATGAACCATCGGCTGGGCATGTCAACGGGCATTGACGTGAGAACCCTTCGAAGGGAGGATATTCTGCTTACAGCTGCCACCCTTGTGGAGCTCAAGGATACCCAGGGTGCCGTGGACGACATCGACCATCTCGGAAATCGGCGTGTCCGGGCGGTTGGTGAACTTCTTGAAAACCAGTACAGGATCGGGCTTGTCAGGATGGAGCGGGCCATCAAGGAACGCATGAGCATGCAAGAGGTTGATGCCATGATGCCCCACGACCTTGTCAATCCAAAACCTGTTTCAGCCGTAGTAAGGGAGTTCTTCGGCACAAGTCAGCTCTCCCAGTTCATGGACCAGACCAATCCCTTGTCCGAGACCACCCATAAGCGACGGCTTTCGGCCCTGGGACCGGGTGGCCTTACACGGGAACGTGCAGGCTTTGAAGTCAGGGATGTTCATCCATCCCATTACGGCAGGATCTGTCCAATTGAGACTCCTGAGGGACCCAACATCGGGCTCATTGTATCCCTTTGTACCTACGCAAGGGTCAACGATTTTGGTTTTATTGAAACCCCTTACAGGATTGCAAAAGACGGTGTGGTCTCAAAACAGATTACCCATCTTTCTGCATTTGAGGAAAAAGAACATCCCATCGCCCAGGCAAACGCTGTGCTTGATGATCAAGGTCATCTGATGAACGACCTTGTCACCTCACGGGTGGGTGGAGAGTTTGAGATGGTTGCTAAAAACGACATTGAGTTCATGGATGTCTCTCCGAACCAGCTGGTTTCAGTTTCCGCCTCGTTGATTCCCTTTCTGGAGAACGATGATGCAAACCGTGCACTGATGGGTTCTAACATGCAGCGTCAGGCGGTTCCCCTGATTCGAAGCGAGGCCCCCCTTGTGGGCACTGGCATCGAAGGGGTGGTTGCCCGGGATTCAGGTGTGGCAATTGTGGCTGAGCACGATGGTATTGTTGTTGATGTGGATGCCAAACGGATTGTTGTCAAAAATACTGAAAACGGTAAAGGTTCAGATGACAGGACCGTGACCATATACACGGCTTCCAAGTTTGTTCGATCCAACCAGAATACCTGTTTTAACCATCGACCCATCGTTAAAAAGGGTGACGCCGTAAGAAAAGGCGAGGTCATCGCCGATGGTCCCTCAACTGAAATGGGTGAGCTTGCCCTTGGAAAGAACGTTACTGTGGCTTTCATGCCCTGGGGCGGATACAACTATGAGGATTCCATCCTTGTAAGTGAACGACTGGTCAAGGAAGGGGTATACACTTCAGTTCATGTGGAGGAATTTGAGGTTGTTGCCCGGGACACAAAGCTTGGCAAGGAGGAGATCACCCGTGATATTCCCAATGCCGGGGAAGAGGCATTAAAAGATCTCGACGACAGCGGTATCATCCGCCTGGGTGCCGAGGTCAAGCCCGGTGACATCCTTGTGGGCAAAATCACGCCCAAGGGGGAAACACAGCTGAGTCCCGAGGAAAAACTGCTTCGCGCCATTTTTGGGGAAAAAGCAGGTGACGTTAAAGATACCTCCCTCAGAGTACCCCCCGGGGTTGAGGGGGTTGTGACCGCTGCCAAGGTATTTTCCCGAAGGGGACTTCCAAAGGATGACCGCACAAGACTGATTGAAGATCTTGAGATTGAAAAGCTTGAAAAGGATCGGGACGATGAAGTGCGTATCATCACCGAGACCATCCAGGAGCGTCTTGAAGACATCCTCGCAGGTCAGGCGCTTCAGGCTGTTGTTAAAAAAGGTAAAAAGGTAGTTGTCCCGGCAGGAACGCTGGTAACCCGTGGCCTGTTTGAGGGCATTTCTCTAACCGATTTAATGGGCCTGACTGTTGAGGACTCATCGCTTACGGAAATGGCCCATGTCATCCTTGAAAAGGCTGAGACCCAGATCAAAAAAGCCAGGGAAAACTTCAACAACCAGGCATCCCGGTATGAAAAAGGCGATGATCTGCCTCCAGGTGTGCTCAAGCTGATCAAGATCAACGTTGCCATGAAACGTGTTTTGTCGGTGGGGGATAAAATGGCAGGCCGCCACGGTAACAAGGGCGTAGTCTCCAGGATTCTCCCTGTGGCAGATTTACCTTACTTTGAAGACGGCAGGACCGTCGACATGGTACTCAATCCCCTTGGTGTGCCGTCAAGGATGAACGTTGGGCAGATTCTTGAAATTCACCTGGGGTGTGCTGCCAGGGGCCTTGGTCGCCAGATCGATGATCTCATCTATGAGAAAAAGACCGACGAACTGAGGGCCAGAATTAAGAGAATTTTCACAACTCCTCTTATAAAAACGGGCGAACGGGCAAACAAGGATAAAACACATTATGATTTTTCCTCCCATTACACCGTTGAAAAGAGTATGGCCAAACGGACCAACGAGGAAGAGATTCAATTCGTTGATACCATAGACCATATGGATGACACCGAGTTCCTTGAATTTGCCTCCATGTATAAAAACGGGGTTCACATGGCCACGCCGGTTTTTGATGGTGCGGCCGAGAGCGAGATCAAGTCGCTGATCAGCTATGCCGGTCTTGATCCGTCGGGTCAGTCGACCCTCTACGACGGTCGCACGGGTGAGCCCTTTGACAAGCCCATTACCGTGGGTATCATGTACATGCTCAAGCTCCATCACCTTGTCGATGACAAGATTCATGCCCGGTCGATCGGACCCTACTCCCTTGTGACCCAGCAGCCGTTGGGCGGGAAGGCCCAGTTCGGTGGTCAGCGTCTTGGAGAGATGGAGGTTTGGGCCATGGAAGCCTATGGCGCCGCCCATGCGCTTCAGGAGTTTATTACGGTAAAATCAGATGATATGACGGGAAGGACACGCATGTATGAAAAGATCGTCAAAGGACAGAATGTTCTTGAACCTGGAATGCCTGAATCTTTCAGGGTTCTTACCAAAGAACTCCAGAGTCTGGGTCTGGATATAAACCTTTTAGAAGGGAAAAAATAA